The Thiothrix subterranea genome has a segment encoding these proteins:
- a CDS encoding FtsB family cell division protein: MTRILSWILSLLAFVLFVRLWAGPASYPDIGRLEQKIEQQNAANDQQAEIKRKLQMDVVGLSKDDDAVEEHARSELGMVREGETFYQVILKSDPEATAPVPQVKVAPHVE; encoded by the coding sequence ATGACACGCATTTTATCTTGGATTCTCAGCTTATTGGCATTTGTTCTGTTTGTACGCTTGTGGGCAGGGCCTGCGAGTTACCCCGACATTGGACGTTTGGAACAAAAAATTGAGCAGCAAAACGCGGCGAATGATCAACAAGCTGAAATCAAGCGCAAGCTACAAATGGACGTGGTGGGTTTATCCAAAGACGACGACGCGGTGGAAGAACATGCCCGCAGCGAATTGGGCATGGTGCGTGAAGGCGAAACGTTTTATCAGGTGATTCTAAAGTCCGACCCAGAAGCCACTGCGCCGGTGCCACAAGTGAAGGTTGCGCCGCATGTCGAATAA